Proteins found in one Pelmatolapia mariae isolate MD_Pm_ZW linkage group LG7, Pm_UMD_F_2, whole genome shotgun sequence genomic segment:
- the LOC135933274 gene encoding intestinal mucin-like protein, whose product MAKCIENNTIEIVPYECPPLQNITCTNGKKPVLVYDEYYCCQYYTCDCVCEGWGDPHYITFDGLFYSYQGNCTYILMKEILPIHKLKIYIDNIFCDPTEDVSCPRSITVAYVSEVITLINHNLIGTAQLEALQNGKSLKLPYSQQGVKIVNSGLNLILEIPRLKVVITFGITGFSVTLPFQYFGKNTQGHCGTCNNNQADDCMLPGGKLVESCAVMADYWPVEDPYKPNCSIPPALPTSAPEPPPTLAPCKPDSMCDLLKSSVFAECHPFVSPENFYRGCVFDSCHVSNPAVECTSLQTYAAACAQAGVCIYWRNHTTLCAGECPSGKVYKPCGPVEQPTCEDNPSEPTMNYTTEGCFCPDGMKLFNQESGICVEKCGCLDPEGIPREFNERFEYKCQDCVCEESTKTVTCKPKVCPPPATTDCSAPGFVLVNQTSPSDPCCSTYVCQCQANTCPVTSMSCPIGYKPVVSVPVGKCCPEHTCEPKRVCVHRETEYQPGSSVPVIACQDCTCANEIDPKSGLLKIVCVFQHCKESCELGYGYVESDSDECCGKCVQTHCVVNINGTKQLLTQGETWSPPGNKCEHYTCVKNGETLTASHSQTVCPPFQESNCQPDTIQTAANGCCKICEEKEKGCKLMSMKTHITVNGCQSAQEVDMPYCEGSCNTYTMYSEAAAAMEHSCSCCKEINFSNRTADLVCLNGDTVPYTYMYVEQCGCTKTDCTRAGHHVRRKRSFTLL is encoded by the exons ATGGCCAAATGCATAGAGAACAACACAATAGAAATCGTTCCATATGAATGTCCACCTCTTCAAAACATAACCTGCACAAATGGAAAGAAACCAGTTCTTGTGTATGACGAGTACTACTGCTGTCAATATTATACTTGTGACT gTGTATGTGAAGGGTGGGGAGATCCGCATTACATCACATTTGATGGACTTTTCTACAGTTATCAAGGAAACTGCACTTATATTTTGATGAAAGAGATTTTACCAATACATAAATTGAAGATTTATATTGACAACATCTTTTGTGATCCAACTGAAGATGTTTCTTGTCCACGATCAATAACAGTGGCATATGTATCAGAAGTCATCACACTCATTAATCATAATCTTATTGGAACTGCACAACTGGAG GCACTGCAAAATGGAAAAAGTTTGAAACTACCTTATTCTCAACAAGGTGTTAAGATAGTTAATTCAGGTCTGAACCTGATTTTAGAGATTCCTCGACTAAAAGTGGTTATTACATTTGGAATAACTGGCTTCAGTGTAACCCTTCCATTCCAGTACTTTGGCAAAAACACACAGGGCCATTGTG GAACATGCAACAATAACCAAGCTGATGACTGCATGTTACCTGGAGGTAAGCTGGTGGAAAGCTGTGCGGTGATGGCTGACTATTGGCCTGTTGAAGACCCTTACAAACCCAACTGCTCAATACCACCAGCACTACCTACCAGTGCCCCTGAACCACCACCTACCTTAGCTCCATGCAAACCAGACTCCATGTGTGACCTGCTTAAAAGCAG tgtcTTTGCAGAGTGCCATCCATTTGTCTCTCCAGAAAATTTCTACAGAGGTTGCGTATTTGATAGCTGTCATGTTTCCAACCCAGCAGTGGAGTGCACAAGTTTACAGACTTATGCTGCAGCCTGTGCTCAGGCTGGAGTTTGCATTTACTGGAGGAACCACACCACATTGTGTG CTGGTGAGTGCCCATCAGGCAAAGTTTACAAGCCATGTGGTCCTGTAGAACAACCAACCTGTGAAGACAA TCCCAGTGAACCAACTATGAACTACACTACTGAGGGCTGCTTCTGTCCTGATGGAATGAAACTCTTTAACCAGGAGTCTGGAATATGTGTTGAAAAATGTG GATGTCTTGATCCTGAGGGCATTCCTCGTGAG TTCAATGAAAGATTTGAGTACAAATGCCAAGACTGCGTCTGTGAAGAATCCACCAAGACTGTGACTTGCAAGCCTAAGGTGTGCCCACCACCAGCCACTACAGACTGCTCTGCTCCTGGGTTTGTCCTTGTAAACCAGACCAGTCCGTCAGACCCCTGCTGTTCTACCTATGTTTGCC AATGTCAAGCTAACACCTGCCCAGTCACCAGTATGAGCTGTCCAATTGGATATAAGCCAGTTGTCAGTGTCCCTGTGGGAAAATGCTGTCCAGAACATACATGTG AACCTAAAAGAGTTTGTgttcacagagaaactgaatACCAG CCTGGTTCTTCAGTTCCTGTGATTGCATGTCAGGATTGTACCTGTGCCAATGAGATTGACCCAAAATCTGGTCtattaaaaatagtttgtgtgttTCAACATTGTAAAGAAAGCTGTGAACTG GGATATGGATATGTGGAAAGTGATTCAGATGAATGCTGCGGGAAGTGTGTACAGACACACTGTGTTGTCAACATTAATGGAACCAAACAACTTTTGACT CAAGGAGAAACCTGGTCACCACCGGGGAATAAGTGTGAACATTACACCTGTGTCAAGAATGGTGAGACTTTAACAGCAAGCCATTCGCAGACTGTCTGCCCACCATTCCAAGAGAGCAACTGCCAACCT GACACAATTCAAACTGCAGCAAATGGCTGTTGCAAAATTT gtgaggagaaggagaagggaTGCAAGTTAATGTCCATGAAAACCCATATTACAGTCAACGGTTGTCAGTCTGCCCAGGAGGTAGATATGCCATATTGTGAAGGATCCTGCAACACTTACACCAT GTActctgaagcagcagcagctatgGAGCATTCCTGCTCATGCTGTAAGGAGATAAACTTCAGCAATCGCACTGCTGACCTGGTCTGCCTGAATGGAGACACGGTCCCCTACACATACATGTATGTGGAGCAGTGTGGTTGTACCAAGACAGACTGCACCAGAGCTGGACATCATGTTCGCAGGAAGAGAAGTTTCACACTGCTGTGA